The genomic window TCTGCCATTAGGTGAGCAAAACCCTAAATATTTGCAGGATGACTATGTGAAATTTATTCGCTTTGGTCAATGGCGAATCGATCGCACAGGTTCCGGCATTTTGGCATTTATTACCAATCATGGCTATCTGGATAATCCCACGTTTCGGGGAATGCGCCAGAGTTTAGAGAAGACGTTTGACGAGATTTATCTGATCGATTTGCATGGTAACAGTCGAAAAAAAGAAGTTGCCCCGGATGGTTCACCCGATAAGAATGTGTTTGATATTCAACAAGGGGTAGCTGTGGCTATTATGGTGAAATATCCCAAGGAGAAACCGTGATGAAATGGCGTGTTGTACTTGAAGCCGATGCTGAAACGGGAGACTGGTCTGTTTGGTGTCCAGAATTACCGGGTTGTGTTTCGGCAGGAGAAACAGAAGAAGAAGCCTTAGACAATATTCGTGAAGCGATCGCGCTCTATCTTGAACCAGACCCGATCGAATTAAAATCAGGCACAATTTTGCGGGAGGTTTCCGTCGGATGACCCGCGACCGTCGCATGAATGCAGGTGAAGTTGAGCGGATTCTGGAGCGTTATGGATTTGCATTGATTTCTCAAAAGGGCAGTC from Aerosakkonema funiforme FACHB-1375 includes these protein-coding regions:
- a CDS encoding type II toxin-antitoxin system HicB family antitoxin → MKWRVVLEADAETGDWSVWCPELPGCVSAGETEEEALDNIREAIALYLEPDPIELKSGTILREVSVG